Proteins encoded in a region of the Stieleria neptunia genome:
- a CDS encoding TetR/AcrR family transcriptional regulator, translated as MNWQRARRPEQKAERISTILDAAAELLDDNEYDTISMRDVAKRAGLGKASLYHYFKTKEEVFLALYREELERWLETVTTGLGRLRKPTPTRVAEMLTSALQRHQRFCRLMVLFAAVLERNLSQAFLVEFKRSLLEPAEAFAGTIQSVTPHFSIEDAKDFAFQHHALVAGLWPIAHPSPQVESVLQALEFQGFRTEFAPLLTRSFINLLSPID; from the coding sequence ATGAACTGGCAACGGGCCAGACGCCCCGAACAAAAAGCCGAACGGATCTCAACGATCCTCGATGCGGCAGCCGAACTGTTGGATGACAACGAGTACGACACGATCTCGATGCGTGACGTGGCTAAACGTGCGGGGCTCGGAAAAGCCAGCTTGTATCACTACTTCAAAACCAAAGAAGAAGTCTTTCTTGCCTTGTATCGTGAAGAGCTTGAGCGCTGGCTGGAAACTGTGACGACGGGGCTGGGGCGACTGCGAAAACCGACCCCCACGCGAGTCGCCGAGATGCTCACCTCGGCGCTGCAACGTCACCAGCGGTTCTGTCGCTTGATGGTCCTGTTCGCAGCCGTACTCGAACGAAACCTGTCGCAAGCCTTCCTGGTCGAATTCAAACGCTCGCTCTTGGAACCGGCCGAAGCGTTCGCGGGCACGATCCAGTCGGTCACACCACACTTTTCCATCGAAGACGCCAAAGATTTTGCCTTTCAGCATCACGCCTTGGTGGCCGGACTTTGGCCGATCGCCCATCCATCACCCCAAGTCGAGTCGGTCTTGCAGGCGCTCGAATTCCAAGGCTTCCGCACCGAGTTCGCGCCCCTGCTGACTCGGTCCTTCATCAACCTGCTCTCGCCGATCGATTGA